Genomic segment of Coffea arabica cultivar ET-39 chromosome 1e, Coffea Arabica ET-39 HiFi, whole genome shotgun sequence:
CACGTTTGACTATTTCAAAATCAAGAGCCAAGCTGCCGAATAATGTTGTCTTTGGATAATATCCTTCTGCTTCTTGGAATGGCAAACTACCTGAAGCCATGATTTCAGCAGAAATTTATCTGCTTGTACAAGTTGTCTACTATATAATGCATTTTGGATCTCGTTAGCATAGTATTTTGTGAATGATAAAACTATGAATTTGTGAGAAAATTGTTTGACTAGCTCGGATCGAATGCATCCTAAATCAGTAACCAAAACGGACTTGGACTATTCAACGACTCAAACTTAAGGAAACCAAACTATTTAGCAACTATCAAATAACAATAAGAACTTGATTCAAAACTCTCCTTTTATGACGTCGAGATACCAGGTTCAAATCCTTTGATTtgcattttaaaaaattcaggttttttttgaaatttcatccGCAGGTGCATAGACATTCGTTTAGTTTGGTGGTGGTTCAGTCTCCTTCGGATTATCCTTTGAACCCATTTGGATCCCTCTTTCTCATTAGGTGTTGAATAGAATCTACCGTATTCgaacaaaaaaaagagatacCAATGTTAGTTGGCTTTTGGCAGGGGGATAATAGAGTAACAAGGCCTGCAGCCATCAGTCGAAGAAGTTCTTTTACAACCAAATATGGGAAAATGACTGTTGGTGAAAGTTTTTTTAGCCCCTCACTTTTATAATAGAACAAATTAGTCCATCCCATTTTAGGAATGAAGTAAATTAGTTCTAAAATGATAAcctcatatatatatttaagagATAAAATTGAAACAttgctttagtttttttttccaaatcttTTGACTACACCTATCAGTCTAGCCATCTAAGTTGGAGTTTAACAAGTTCATGCTAGGCTCATATAATTAGTACCATCTTTTGAGTTTCAAGTTGATAAATGTGAAGCTGATACTTGACTCAAAAAATACTTGAGTTGTGAGCTTAATTTGGGCTTAGGTCAAGCTCACTTATTGCTCTTTAATTTcgttaatataattactatatcATTAAGTTCGAAAGCTGATTTAACATCCATAGGATTGCAACGTTAAAACTATACACGAATGAATAACAGTTCATTAAAAGTATATAAACCGAGAATTTTTTAACAATAATATATTCAATTAGTTCAAAGTACatggaaaataataataaaacacgATCAACAGTTAATACATTTTTAAAGGTTCTTAATTTGCTTGTACTAAGATTTGTCCTTCTGAATCTTTGGacataattttgtatatttaatatttcttatatatattaatatattttgatGCATAACTCATAAGTATGAAGTATTAGTATTATATATTTAGATATATAAACATTATTATATAGTTCTACACAAGAAAAATTGAATATGTGTAATAACCGAGCTAAATCGCACGCAATACAACTATATTGGCACCCACATAtgcacacaaacacacacacacatatgcaGGTTAAAAGGTCGGACCTATATCGATTTTGAGTCTAATAAGACCCAAACTTGACTTACATTTAATTCTAGCCTAATATTTAGGCCCAAGTTCAGTCCAATTCAATAAAAGGTTAGATTCATCGAGTTTTTTctctggtcaaatggattgaatttgaGTTGGCCCGACCCCATTAACAGTCCTACTTTTTACACTTGATATATACATGACATTAAGTCAACATGAGaaggaaaataattaaaaattataacataaaaaaaccCTTCTTcctaaaaaactaaaattccTTGaggaatgaaatcaaataaacataaaaaaggaaaaaaaaaattaaaaactataACATAAAAAACTTTTAGAATTGATTCCTGCTACAAAATGCCAGTCATGATTACGAATCACCACTCCTATCCCAAAAGCTCGCTCGTGTGTGCAAGATGAAGCCATCAAAATTAACTTATAGCAATTAGGTGGAGGATGTCACCATGTTTGAGGGATTCTCTGAGATGAAGAGTTGCAAGGCTGATGATTTGCTTCACGAAAAGTTAGAAGATACCTAGAAGCAAAACTGACCATCGTTAAAGCTAGGATCTTGAAACTTTCCACCGAAAAAAGCAGCAACTTTGGCAATTCCACTTGCCTAGACTAGATCTAGGAGTAGTATGCTGGATTAAGAACCAAGACAACTGTTATAAAATCCTAGATTCTGGGCCAGTGAACTGAAAAATACGATTTGAGCAAATATAAACATGAAACCATTTATATttatgtattataattatacattACCAATATAATATGTGTACTTGTTGTATTAGTACAAATGATTGGATTATTAGTATGAGTAGATTGTTATTTCAAACAATAGTtgcctagttttttttttccccccatcTTATGAatactttattttctttgtcACATATATAAAAAAAGTGTGCATTTTCAGTTGTTACCTGGTAGCCTTCGGTCTTCCCTGGCATGCAGGGCAAATATTAGAGAAAAGAATTTAAGAATTCAAGGTCTAGCCATGCCCAGCTCAATCCGCAAGCCTTTTCTTTTCCGCTACTCTAAAATGTTTTTCACGTCCCAATTATTATTGCAGCATTAGAATTCGGCCTTTGGGGTCAACCCGGCGAGTACACTGGCGGGTTTTATGAGGAAAAAATGTATGTGACACCAGCcttattaattaaaaaatagaatTGAACCGCTGAGTTTTAGCTCAGTACCTATCAAAAAGTAGGTTGGGATTCGAACCCTacctataataaaaaaaattcaaaggagATGTTAGAACATACTTTTGGTCCagtcataaaaaaaattcaaaggagATGTTAGAACATACTTTTGGTCCAGTCAGATGGTTCTTTCTCCCTGTAGAATAtgatagattagattatacaaatgttatcgttgtccgaaaaaaaataaaattaagaatggaataaatgaaaattttggcaATGCTGTGGAAGAAACCAGTGTCATTGCATTATATATGCATTATAGTACTTAAATTAATAGCGACTAGATATAATTTATACGTGTCAAACAAAACGGCTACTTGGGGAGTATAATATTTGGAGAAAAcacaatttataaaaaaaaaatacatgtaagtTGACTGAAGGCAATCGCTAAATAACATAAAATGATATGAGAGAAATTAATTAGCAAAAgcaatattaattttttttggggccAGAATTTTAATTTCATAGTAGTAGCATTGTTGATAAAAGTTAATTCACTGTCTCTCTTGTACTCGATGTTTGGGAGCCTAGGATGTTTAACTGATGAACATAATTTCTTCCAAAAGATAACAATAAAGGGAACTGCAAGAAAATATTACTGGAAAATTCATTAATGGGAACAATCcaataatatgaatgaaatgATAGCATTGCCAATACAAGTCTccagttttttaattttagttctagATAAATGTGAATACAAATTAATATCCTATTAATATGTGAAGAATATGAGAATGTTTAACATGTAGATAAGTAACTTATTAACTGGATTTATCCGCCATTGGTGATTAATTCATCATTATCTTTAGTCATATATATCAAGCTCATTGGTCTGTTGACtgataaatttttttccttgctgACGAATAATTGGGAAGCAGtcaagatttttttattttttgggctACATAAGACTGTCTTAATCCATGACATGCATCACCAAAACGTAGTTTGCCAAATTAAGCTTTgttgagaggaaaaaaatgGCATCCCTACTTTCAAGTTGGTCTTCCAATCTTAAATCCTTGCCTGAAAATTATGCTGTGCCAGAGGGCAAAAGGCCAGGAAAGCTTGCTCCAATAAGCAGGGATATACCAGTAATTGATCTAGGTGAAGCAGATCGAGCTGCTGTAGTTCAGAAAATCATAAAAGCTAGTCAAGAATTCGGATTATTCCAGGTACACGGTCACATTcgacatgtgtgtgtgtgtgtgtctatgtatgtatgtattgtATATACATATTTGCAAAATGATGTTTTCAGAagttgaacttaattgaatttACTTATGAATATAATGAAACAGGTGATCAACCATGGAGTAACAGAGAAGTTGATGATTGATGCTATGGACGTGGGGAAAGAATTCTTTTCCATAGCTGTTGAGGAGAAAATGAAGTTGACTGCTAGCGCTGGTGATACTGAAAATGGATGGGAGCTTTATACAGGTGCTGGAAAATATAGCACCCAAGATTTCGACTACTGGAAAGACACTTTGCTACATCCGTGTCATCCTCTTGAGAGTTGCATCAAATCTTGGCCTGATAAGCCAGCAAGATACCGGTATATATGTACAATCATTGTTCCCTGTAGTTCATCTGATTCTCGagtttttgcaaaaattattttagaatCTTTTTTACAGTTATATGCCTtcgctatttttttttaaaaactaaaccagagttgtttcttaattttttgtagaaGGTCATTTTATTCCATCTAACTTCTTCGTCTCTGTAAAAACACTAATATGTAATTTCTAAATTTCTTTGGCTGAATAAGAAAGTTTTATTCTGCAGAAAGGTTATGGTACCATATATAGTTGAAGTGAGAGAATTGGGCAAGAGAGTTCTGGAACTGATCTACGAAGGATTAGGATTTACTGAGGATAATTTTGATAATTATGACTTATTCTTGATGATCCACAATTATCCAGAATGCCCAGATCCCAGTTCAGCTTTGGGAGCAGCTGGACACTATGATGGGAACCTAATAACTTTCCTTCAGCAAGATGTTTATGGGCTACAACTATTCAAGGATGGCGAGTGGCTTGGGGCTGAGCCTCTTCCAAATGCATTCGTGATAAATATAGGTTTCGCCCTTGAGGTATACCTCCATCTTTATGCAAAAGAATACGCATACATGGATTTCTTGCCCATTTTCCCAACTAATTGAGGACCTTTATTAGGACTGTTTGATTGTTTGTCTTCAGCATCTAAAAATGCTAGCCCAAGGTATTATTCACTTTGAGAGTTATTGTTCTTGATACTTGAGCAAGTAAAAGTTAattaaacaataataatattcaaGAGATGCCTGTTGGAAATtatcctgtaaaatttcatgaaaGTAGGATTCTCCAAGTTTGTCCAACTGATGAATTGATTTAGTCCTACATATCCTTATCCTGAGAAGAATGACTGGATTTGAAAAAACACTAGCAAATGGAAATCTGAAGCTACGGTTTTCATCGGACAGAATTGGACGAATAGAATCTATATATGAATATTAATTTGACTCTGTCTTCCTCATGTTTTGTCGCAGGTAATCAGCAATGGAAAGCTAAAAAGTGCCTTTCATCGAGTAGTTACGAATTCAGATCGTTTTAGGACATCATTTGCCAACTTTTTTAATCTTCCGTTTGAGAGGATTATTGAACCTGCAAAATCAGTTGTCAGTCCAAGCAATCCGCCGGTATACAGAAGGTTCTTATTCAAAGAGTATATGGAAGTTCTAATGAGCAAGAATTCTGACACCAATCCAACAGTTGACTATTTCAAAATCAAGAactaaaccaacaaataatGTTGTCTTGGATTAtatgcccccccccccccaacctaTTGGAATATTGATGATTTACCTAAAGCTATAGTTTCAGCAGAACTTGTCAACTAAAACAAATTCTCTACCGTAATGCTGGATCTCGTTGGCATTGTATAATGTGCAGTATAAAACTATATAATTGGTGGAAAATAAGTTCGAGTTACTCAATTGATATTTGAATGTGTTTTTAGCAGTAATTGCATCTTTCCCTTGAACACAAATCAATCCCTGAGCTTAGGATTCTAACCTTTTGATCTACACCACCTCATATTACCTAGTGCTGAATCAATACTAGTCTTCAGCTTAAAGAAGTTATCAAGATTATGAAGGCAAAGTAGATTTCCTAAAACTCAATGCGAGGCACGAAACTTATGAATTTCCTGATTGGCTCAAATACAACAGAGAGAGTTCTCAATTTAAAAATATAGTATTTGCCAACAGATGAAGCTTGCAGCCATTAAATTGCAAAACAgtcatttatattttgaaattcgtGTTCAAAACGTACCCTACAAAGTAGAGATTTGAAACAATATTGGGTTCAAAAAATTTGTATAGTATAACATTGACATCATTGTTGACTAGACGTTATGATGATAAATAAACCATACACCGATCCATTACTTCAGGGT
This window contains:
- the LOC113694256 gene encoding hyoscyamine 6-dioxygenase-like, with translation MASLLSSWSSNLKSLPENYAVPEGKRPGKLAPISRDIPVIDLGEADRAAVVQKIIKASQEFGLFQVINHGVTEKLMIDAMDVGKEFFSIAVEEKMKLTASAGDTENGWELYTGAGKYSTQDFDYWKDTLLHPCHPLESCIKSWPDKPARYRKVMVPYIVEVRELGKRVLELIYEGLGFTEDNFDNYDLFLMIHNYPECPDPSSALGAAGHYDGNLITFLQQDVYGLQLFKDGEWLGAEPLPNAFVINIGFALEVISNGKLKSAFHRVVTNSDRFRTSFANFFNLPFERIIEPAKSVVSPSNPPVYRRFLFKEYMEVLMSKNSDTNPTVDYFKIKN